One window of Corynebacterium sp. P3-F1 genomic DNA carries:
- a CDS encoding (Fe-S)-binding protein → MRVALFTTCIGDALFPDAHKAAALVLSRLGCEVVFPPEQTCCGQMHINTGYQKETVPMIENYVDAFADDSIDYVVTPSGSCTGAVREQHTRIAERYGSKELVAGTEKTTKKTLDLSEFIVDVMGTTDVGAFFPHRVTYHSTCHSRRFIKVGDRPTDLLKAVDGLELVELENIEECCGFGGTFAVKNADTSAAMVSDKVRHIKDTKAEYVTAGDSSCLMNIGGAMSRQHTGIRAIHIAEILASTRENPWTPESAAYTKEKML, encoded by the coding sequence GTGCGCGTAGCCCTGTTCACTACGTGTATCGGTGACGCTCTTTTCCCCGATGCACACAAGGCGGCAGCTCTCGTTCTGTCCAGACTCGGATGCGAGGTCGTCTTCCCCCCGGAGCAAACCTGCTGCGGGCAAATGCACATCAACACCGGGTACCAAAAGGAAACGGTGCCCATGATCGAGAATTACGTCGACGCTTTCGCCGATGATTCCATCGATTACGTGGTCACCCCGTCCGGTTCCTGCACCGGTGCCGTGCGCGAGCAACACACGCGGATCGCCGAGCGCTACGGCTCCAAGGAGCTCGTCGCCGGCACTGAGAAAACCACCAAGAAGACTCTGGACCTCTCCGAGTTCATCGTCGACGTGATGGGCACCACCGACGTGGGCGCGTTCTTCCCGCACCGCGTCACCTACCACTCCACGTGCCACTCCCGCCGCTTCATCAAGGTCGGCGACCGCCCGACGGACCTGCTCAAGGCTGTCGACGGCCTGGAGCTCGTGGAGCTGGAGAACATCGAGGAATGCTGCGGTTTCGGCGGCACCTTCGCGGTGAAAAACGCCGACACCTCGGCCGCGATGGTCTCCGACAAGGTGCGCCACATCAAGGACACAAAGGCCGAATACGTCACCGCCGGTGACTCGTCCTGCCTGATGAACATCGGCGGCGCCATGTCCCGCCAGCACACGGGCATCCGCGCCATCCACATCGCCGAAATTCTCGCCTCCACCCGAGAGAATCCGTGGACGCCGGAATCCGCGGCCTACACGAAGGAGAAGATGCTGTGA